Proteins found in one Methanomassiliicoccus sp. genomic segment:
- a CDS encoding aldehyde dehydrogenase family protein encodes MTYKNENTLHRLESQGNGECFHTSYEREVERLLDEVKESPLNHPDHIDGKERLSAHRFRDVSPGDERLLVGVFQRGHSGDVNDAVRASRNAFPMWSKMDWAERMRFFTEAADIMRRRKYELAAAISLDNGKNRYEAVADVDEAIDFINYYCSEMRRNNGFERMGDPPYPEEEVRVLLRPYGVWAVICPFNFPLAITTGMTVAALLTGNTAVLKPSSSAPLPVHLLYDVLDQAGLPDGVLNLVSGYGTEVGDPLANHPTIDGVAFTGSIQVGQEIMRSAPLGRPRPVIAELGSKNPIIVSLSADLEKAAQGVTSSAFGFSGQKCSACSRLYVHEAVFDEFMLMMVEMAENLTVGSPFERETSIGPLITKTSMDNYLRWTRKASRDGKVLTGGSRDRTGALTHGYYARPTIVTGLPDAHELMQKELFAPLLCAQPCSSLSEAVLKSNSTEFGLTAGLFSRDQTEISEFLEGIEFGVVYVNRERGGSTGAMVGGQAFAGWKVSGSTGKGTGSIHYLPQFMREQSRTVCR; translated from the coding sequence ATGACCTACAAGAACGAGAACACCCTCCATCGTCTGGAGTCTCAGGGCAACGGCGAATGTTTCCACACATCCTATGAGAGGGAGGTGGAGAGACTATTGGACGAGGTCAAGGAGTCTCCGTTAAATCATCCGGACCACATCGATGGCAAGGAGAGACTTTCCGCCCATCGCTTTCGGGACGTCAGCCCCGGGGACGAGCGCCTCCTCGTGGGGGTCTTCCAGAGAGGGCACTCCGGTGATGTCAACGATGCCGTGAGGGCCTCCCGTAACGCCTTTCCCATGTGGTCGAAGATGGACTGGGCGGAGCGGATGCGATTCTTCACGGAGGCCGCTGACATCATGAGGAGGAGGAAGTACGAGCTCGCGGCGGCCATCTCCCTGGATAACGGGAAGAACCGCTATGAGGCCGTGGCGGACGTGGACGAGGCCATCGATTTCATCAATTATTACTGCTCGGAGATGCGGCGGAACAATGGTTTCGAAAGGATGGGGGACCCCCCGTATCCCGAAGAGGAGGTCAGGGTGCTGCTGAGGCCGTACGGCGTGTGGGCTGTCATATGTCCCTTCAACTTCCCCCTGGCCATCACCACGGGGATGACCGTGGCCGCCCTTCTCACTGGGAACACCGCGGTGTTGAAACCATCCTCCTCCGCGCCCCTGCCCGTGCACCTGCTCTACGATGTCCTGGACCAGGCCGGTCTCCCCGACGGGGTGCTGAACCTGGTGTCCGGCTACGGCACCGAGGTGGGGGATCCTCTGGCCAACCATCCGACCATAGACGGCGTGGCTTTCACCGGGTCTATTCAGGTGGGGCAGGAGATCATGAGGTCGGCCCCGCTGGGCAGGCCGAGGCCGGTCATAGCGGAGCTGGGAAGCAAGAACCCGATCATCGTCTCCCTCTCCGCAGACCTGGAGAAGGCAGCTCAGGGTGTGACCTCCTCTGCCTTCGGTTTCTCGGGCCAGAAATGCTCGGCTTGTTCTCGGCTATACGTCCACGAGGCGGTCTTCGACGAGTTCATGCTGATGATGGTGGAGATGGCGGAAAACCTAACGGTTGGGTCTCCCTTCGAGAGGGAAACATCGATCGGCCCGCTCATAACGAAGACGTCGATGGACAACTATCTACGTTGGACGAGGAAAGCCTCGCGGGACGGCAAGGTCCTGACGGGGGGAAGCCGCGACAGGACTGGAGCGCTGACCCATGGGTACTATGCCCGGCCGACCATAGTCACCGGCCTGCCTGATGCCCATGAACTGATGCAAAAGGAGTTGTTCGCACCCTTGCTGTGCGCCCAGCCCTGCTCTTCCCTATCAGAGGCTGTGCTGAAGTCAAACTCCACCGAGTTCGGGTTGACCGCAGGACTGTTCTCCCGGGACCAAACGGAGATATCCGAGTTCCTTGAGGGGATCGAGTTCGGCGTGGTCTACGTGAACAGGGAACGGGGCGGGTCCACCGGGGCCATGGTGGGAGGGCAGGCCTTCGCCGGGTGGAAGGTATCAGGGTCCACTGGCAAGGGGACAGGTTCGATCCACTACCTTCCTCAGTTCATGCGTGAACAGAGCCGGACGGTCTGCCGTTGA
- the cobO gene encoding cob(I)yrinic acid a,c-diamide adenosyltransferase has product MTVKEDIRQNLGLVHVYTGNGKGKTTAALGLALRAMGNDLNVAMIQFMKCPQYYGEYEISKSLPNFTLLPMGRDCLVNAEKPLPEDKEAAEAALRKAEELMHSGKYDMVIMDEVNVSIKFDLVNVDDVVKVIKNRPPCVELVLTGRYAPPQLLEIADLVTEMKCIKHPFTKGVPARDGIER; this is encoded by the coding sequence ATGACAGTTAAGGAAGATATTCGGCAGAATCTGGGGCTTGTTCATGTCTATACCGGCAATGGTAAGGGCAAGACCACCGCGGCCTTGGGCCTGGCATTGCGGGCCATGGGCAACGACCTTAACGTTGCCATGATACAGTTCATGAAGTGCCCCCAGTATTATGGCGAGTACGAGATCTCAAAATCCTTGCCCAACTTCACCCTGCTGCCTATGGGCAGGGACTGCCTTGTCAACGCGGAGAAGCCGTTGCCAGAGGATAAGGAGGCCGCCGAGGCCGCACTTCGTAAGGCCGAGGAGCTGATGCACTCTGGCAAGTATGACATGGTCATCATGGACGAGGTGAACGTTTCCATTAAGTTCGACCTCGTCAACGTAGATGACGTTGTTAAGGTCATCAAGAACCGCCCCCCGTGTGTGGAGCTGGTCCTGACCGGCCGTTATGCTCCCCCCCAGCTGCTGGAGATCGCGGACCTGGTTACAGAGATGAAGTGCATAAAACACCCCTTCACCAAGGGCGTTCCGGCGAGGGACGGCATCGAGCGTTGA
- a CDS encoding NAD-dependent epimerase/dehydratase family protein, whose product MNVLITGASGQLSSYLFEEMASRHEAWGVDIRQPEFTSALGKVTIADIRDPEEMLRACKGADAVIHTAAQVSVQRSTEDPAFDVETNVLGTVRTLKAAKDAGVSKFVFISSAAVYGNPHYIPVDEDHPVAPLSVYGSSKLSAEHFVQAFGSSYGLRWVIIRPFNFYSPRADPKSPYSGVITKFTQNAIAGLPLRIEGDGSQTRDFLHAADVARLVRLSMESDNSGMVLNGGSGQATSIMDLAEVIKKVCPGEVRVEHIAPRTADIKNSVAKVQRAKEMVGFSTRISLEEGLKAFFRT is encoded by the coding sequence GTGAACGTACTGATCACAGGCGCTTCAGGACAGCTGAGCTCATATCTTTTCGAGGAAATGGCATCTAGACATGAGGCGTGGGGGGTCGATATCCGCCAGCCCGAGTTCACCAGCGCGCTGGGGAAGGTCACCATCGCTGACATCAGGGACCCGGAAGAAATGCTGAGGGCATGCAAGGGCGCGGACGCGGTGATCCATACTGCGGCCCAGGTCTCTGTCCAGCGCTCCACGGAGGACCCTGCTTTCGACGTAGAGACGAACGTTCTGGGAACCGTTCGGACGCTGAAGGCTGCCAAAGATGCTGGCGTGTCCAAGTTCGTGTTCATATCCAGCGCCGCTGTGTACGGCAACCCCCATTACATTCCTGTAGATGAGGACCACCCTGTGGCGCCCCTCTCCGTCTACGGCTCCAGCAAGCTATCGGCGGAGCATTTCGTGCAGGCTTTCGGCTCGTCATATGGTTTGAGGTGGGTGATCATCCGCCCGTTCAACTTCTACTCTCCGCGGGCAGACCCCAAGAGCCCATACTCCGGCGTGATCACCAAATTCACCCAGAACGCGATCGCTGGTCTACCTCTGAGGATCGAGGGGGACGGGTCCCAGACCAGGGACTTCCTCCATGCCGCCGACGTTGCCCGTCTGGTGCGGCTGTCCATGGAGTCCGATAACAGCGGCATGGTCTTGAACGGCGGTTCTGGTCAGGCAACAAGCATCATGGACCTGGCAGAGGTTATAAAAAAGGTATGTCCTGGAGAGGTCCGGGTCGAGCACATAGCCCCTCGCACAGCGGATATCAAGAACTCCGTCGCCAAAGTGCAACGGGCCAAGGAGATGGTGGGCTTCAGCACACGCATCTCCCTGGAGGAAGGACTCAAGGCGTTCTTTCGGACCTAA
- a CDS encoding flavodoxin family protein codes for MKVIAFNGSPRKNGNTHRALEVVLQEIAKEGIDTELVQMGCEDLAPCQACNVCAQKKDRKCKRKDDKVNEWIQMMIEADGIIIGSPVYFGSMTAQTKAFVDRVGFVNRANGNLFRRKVGAAVTVNRRAGALATFQSINDFFLIGEMIVVGSSYWNVINALKPGDIEQDEEGLRTMQDLGRNMAWLIKKIRAP; via the coding sequence ATGAAGGTCATCGCGTTCAACGGTAGTCCACGCAAGAACGGGAACACCCACCGTGCTCTGGAGGTGGTCCTACAGGAGATCGCCAAGGAGGGCATCGACACCGAGCTGGTGCAGATGGGCTGCGAGGACCTCGCCCCCTGCCAGGCATGCAACGTGTGCGCGCAGAAGAAGGACAGGAAATGCAAGCGCAAGGACGATAAGGTCAACGAATGGATCCAGATGATGATCGAGGCGGACGGCATCATCATCGGTTCCCCGGTGTACTTCGGCTCCATGACCGCGCAGACCAAGGCCTTCGTCGACCGGGTAGGGTTCGTGAACCGTGCTAATGGCAACCTCTTCCGAAGAAAGGTGGGTGCAGCGGTCACCGTCAACCGTCGCGCGGGGGCTTTAGCCACTTTCCAGTCGATCAACGATTTCTTTCTGATAGGGGAGATGATCGTGGTCGGCTCTTCATACTGGAACGTGATCAACGCATTGAAACCCGGCGACATCGAGCAGGACGAGGAAGGTCTGCGGACGATGCAGGACCTGGGGCGGAACATGGCGTGGCTGATCAAGAAGATCAGGGCGCCCTAG
- a CDS encoding ABC transporter ATP-binding protein, which produces MIELQDLTRRFNGNVAVDSLNLTIEDGKVFGFIGPNGAGKTTTIRMITTLISPTSGTVLVNGLDASKPSEALQIRSQVGLLPEIPGLYEALSAYKNLDFFAALYGVPIDRRKVRIRELLEMLEIWDRRDDIVGKFSKGMKQKIAIARALVHEPELLFLDEPTSGLDPEAALTVRNFLLELKKEGRTIFLNTHNLDDAERLCDTVGVMRTRLLAKGSPSELSRQFWGRTTVVQLHNISPYMISGLRSLSGVTNVVQEGDHLMIDVTDPASVNPDIVRELVHQGGQVQSVNELKRSLEDVYLRLLGGGK; this is translated from the coding sequence ATGATCGAGCTGCAGGACCTCACCCGACGGTTCAACGGCAATGTGGCGGTGGACTCACTAAATCTCACGATCGAGGATGGCAAGGTCTTCGGCTTCATCGGCCCCAATGGCGCCGGGAAGACCACCACCATAAGGATGATCACCACCCTCATATCCCCTACCAGCGGGACCGTTCTGGTCAATGGCCTCGATGCGTCCAAACCTTCGGAGGCACTGCAGATACGGTCCCAGGTCGGGCTGCTACCGGAGATCCCTGGTCTATACGAGGCCCTCTCCGCCTACAAGAACCTGGATTTCTTTGCCGCTCTCTATGGTGTGCCCATCGACCGCCGGAAGGTCCGGATAAGGGAGCTATTGGAGATGCTGGAGATATGGGACCGCCGCGATGATATCGTGGGGAAGTTCTCCAAGGGCATGAAGCAGAAGATCGCCATAGCCAGGGCCCTGGTCCATGAACCTGAGCTGCTGTTCCTGGACGAACCCACGTCCGGTCTGGACCCCGAGGCCGCCCTCACCGTTCGCAACTTCCTCCTGGAGCTGAAGAAGGAGGGCAGGACCATATTCCTGAACACCCACAACCTCGATGATGCGGAACGCTTGTGCGATACCGTGGGAGTGATGAGGACCCGCCTACTGGCGAAAGGATCGCCATCGGAGCTGTCCCGGCAGTTCTGGGGGCGAACCACCGTGGTGCAGTTGCACAACATCAGCCCCTACATGATCAGCGGCTTACGGAGCTTGAGCGGAGTGACCAATGTCGTTCAGGAGGGGGACCATCTAATGATAGATGTCACCGATCCCGCCTCCGTGAACCCTGACATCGTGAGGGAGCTGGTCCATCAGGGCGGTCAGGTGCAGTCGGTAAACGAGCTCAAGCGCAGCCTCGAGGACGTGTACCTTAGGCTCCTGGGAGGTGGAAAATGA
- a CDS encoding universal stress protein, whose translation MFARIVFPLDFSEPSLRMLECAKELRGFGLKEVVLCHVASEGTSLTSDQRKTLDRVMENIRQEGCEVREVVRAGDPVEQVVKIAESEDASLIAMASSGKGRTQELLIGSTSFGILRSTTRPVLINKFPSMVSGQGNAGPPLIFQKALVPIDFSSCTDMCMKMLPELSSHGLREAVLFHVVEGGRSNIQDGKRFQKVLNKVMLDLDEMRSKLEGRGGRVSTHVHFGTVPYNILEASRELDASVIILGAHRKSILREITLGGNSETVVRRSTIPLLVIPCD comes from the coding sequence ATGTTCGCGCGGATCGTCTTTCCTCTTGATTTCTCCGAGCCCTCCCTCAGGATGCTTGAATGCGCGAAAGAGCTGAGGGGCTTTGGTCTCAAGGAGGTTGTCCTGTGCCACGTTGCCTCCGAGGGTACATCCCTGACGTCAGATCAGAGGAAGACCCTGGATCGCGTAATGGAGAACATTCGCCAGGAAGGGTGCGAGGTCCGGGAAGTGGTGAGGGCGGGTGACCCCGTGGAGCAGGTCGTGAAAATCGCCGAATCCGAGGATGCATCCCTCATCGCCATGGCATCCAGCGGAAAGGGGAGAACGCAGGAGCTTCTCATCGGGTCCACATCGTTCGGGATCCTCCGCTCCACAACTCGGCCGGTGCTGATAAACAAGTTCCCCAGCATGGTGAGTGGACAGGGAAATGCAGGACCGCCGCTCATATTCCAGAAAGCGCTGGTCCCGATCGATTTCTCCTCTTGCACAGATATGTGTATGAAGATGCTTCCAGAGCTTTCCAGCCATGGCCTCAGGGAGGCGGTCCTCTTCCACGTCGTGGAGGGCGGTCGCTCCAACATCCAGGATGGGAAGCGTTTCCAGAAGGTACTGAACAAGGTGATGCTGGACCTGGACGAGATGAGGAGCAAGCTGGAGGGTCGGGGAGGCCGGGTGTCCACCCATGTTCACTTCGGCACGGTCCCGTACAACATCCTCGAGGCATCCAGGGAGCTTGATGCCTCCGTCATCATTCTCGGTGCCCACCGCAAGAGCATACTTCGAGAGATAACCCTGGGAGGCAATTCCGAGACCGTGGTGCGCAGGTCCACCATACCTCTGCTGGTAATTCCCTGCGATTGA
- a CDS encoding anthranilate synthase component I family protein — MQQTKITLKRLDLTLPPFEVYRRLRPEFDTSFMLESAVGSSRTVAYSFLGFGPGEVLTCNEGKVEGGIGLDHLRDDPGGYLRSFTAGFGHPCDRFPFVGGLVGYFSYEFAGRAEPSSVRYFPSEFPEFELGLYRECLVYDHSSFQVYLLSVGEPGPLEEIVGSMPDRTDHRQLTVDGLVSEQGREDFEEGVRTIKGRITNGETFQTVLSRRLSCRYRGDLLNLYRSLRTLNPSPYMFFLDFGERIILGSSPETLLTVRGREATTYPIAGTRPLGQNATDRKRYREDLLQDDKERAEHAMLVDLARNDLSRVCTGGSVSVPEYMRVEEFSHVQHIVSKVQGTLREGCSAVEALQAVFPAGTVSGAPKPRAMEIIGEVERDSRGPYAGGVGYVSFNGNLDSAITIRSAFASGGKLYFQSGAGIVADSDPTREFDETEHKLSAMKVALRHASEVMV, encoded by the coding sequence ATGCAACAGACGAAGATCACTCTTAAAAGGCTCGACCTCACCCTCCCTCCTTTCGAAGTATATCGGCGCCTACGCCCGGAGTTCGATACCTCCTTCATGTTGGAATCCGCGGTGGGAAGCAGCAGGACGGTCGCCTACTCCTTTCTGGGGTTCGGCCCCGGGGAGGTGCTCACCTGCAATGAAGGAAAGGTCGAAGGCGGCATAGGCCTCGACCACCTACGGGATGACCCTGGAGGCTACCTGCGGAGTTTTACCGCGGGGTTCGGTCATCCTTGCGACCGATTCCCTTTCGTGGGAGGTCTGGTAGGTTACTTCTCCTACGAGTTCGCCGGCCGGGCCGAGCCGTCCTCAGTCAGATACTTTCCATCGGAGTTCCCGGAGTTCGAACTGGGATTGTACCGGGAATGCCTCGTATACGATCATTCCAGCTTTCAGGTCTACCTCCTCTCTGTCGGTGAGCCGGGACCACTGGAGGAGATCGTGGGGTCCATGCCCGACCGCACGGACCATCGTCAGCTGACCGTCGATGGTCTGGTTTCGGAGCAGGGGCGGGAGGACTTTGAGGAGGGGGTTCGTACCATAAAGGGCCGCATTACTAACGGGGAGACCTTCCAGACGGTTTTGTCACGCAGGCTCTCCTGCCGCTACCGCGGCGACCTACTGAACCTGTACCGGTCCCTTCGCACCCTCAACCCCTCTCCCTACATGTTCTTCCTGGATTTTGGGGAGAGGATAATACTGGGGAGCAGCCCGGAGACCCTTCTCACGGTCAGGGGACGGGAGGCCACGACCTACCCCATCGCTGGGACCAGGCCGCTCGGCCAGAATGCCACCGACCGAAAGCGGTACCGCGAGGACCTATTGCAGGATGATAAGGAAAGGGCCGAGCACGCCATGCTCGTGGACCTTGCCCGTAACGACCTCTCCCGAGTGTGCACAGGTGGATCTGTATCTGTCCCGGAGTACATGCGGGTCGAGGAGTTCTCACACGTCCAGCATATAGTATCCAAGGTCCAGGGGACTCTCCGAGAAGGGTGCTCGGCAGTGGAGGCCTTGCAGGCAGTGTTCCCGGCGGGAACGGTGTCAGGTGCTCCCAAGCCACGTGCCATGGAGATCATTGGAGAAGTGGAAAGAGACAGCCGCGGCCCCTATGCGGGGGGCGTGGGCTACGTTTCCTTCAACGGGAACCTGGACTCCGCCATAACCATCCGCTCGGCCTTCGCCTCCGGCGGCAAGCTATACTTCCAATCGGGCGCAGGCATTGTGGCCGACTCCGATCCCACCCGGGAGTTCGATGAGACGGAGCACAAGCTGTCAGCGATGAAAGTGGCCCTGCGGCACGCCTCCGAGGTGATGGTATGA
- a CDS encoding HAMP domain-containing histidine kinase, giving the protein MNMPASDGSGDLWTRAFAEAKFPVFVLSSVHQVVRANREGEAWVSRNGGLLPQTERKGDGSQKLYEVPPDGKTPAAVMLDLSDGSTLVCLATEGSCGVKDYVRLYQVAAAQEEVIRSRDDRLEVYHELFTHDAPNYLTAIYGYLQMMQGQDLPREKIQKYVDTSIRQVETLNHLIDNTRNIRQMETAPRSMVIPMDLGTAIGKAITAVQTSAKAKPVEIRNDVPMGVHKVMVEEQFTETFRIILNNGVAYSERPVISISVQDGGQYWNVRFMDNGRGIPDDKKEFLFLRFHCLNKEKKIRGSGISLSLAKILTDRQGGRIWVEDAVPGDHTKGSVFVVALPKA; this is encoded by the coding sequence ATGAACATGCCAGCATCTGATGGGAGTGGGGATCTGTGGACCAGGGCTTTCGCGGAGGCCAAGTTCCCCGTGTTTGTTCTCAGCAGCGTCCACCAGGTCGTCAGGGCTAACCGCGAAGGGGAGGCCTGGGTGTCCCGTAATGGGGGCCTACTCCCGCAAACTGAACGCAAGGGTGACGGTAGCCAGAAGCTGTATGAGGTTCCTCCCGATGGCAAGACCCCCGCGGCAGTGATGCTGGACCTGAGCGACGGCAGCACCCTGGTGTGCCTCGCCACTGAGGGCTCGTGCGGGGTGAAGGACTACGTTCGCCTGTACCAGGTCGCTGCTGCCCAGGAGGAGGTCATCCGTTCCAGGGACGACCGACTTGAGGTATACCATGAACTCTTCACCCACGATGCGCCCAACTACCTCACCGCCATCTACGGTTACCTTCAGATGATGCAGGGCCAGGACCTCCCCCGGGAGAAGATACAGAAGTATGTGGACACCTCCATCCGCCAGGTGGAGACCCTGAATCATTTGATCGACAATACCCGTAACATTCGGCAGATGGAGACCGCCCCCCGGAGCATGGTCATTCCCATGGACCTGGGGACCGCCATCGGCAAGGCCATCACCGCGGTCCAGACCTCGGCAAAGGCCAAACCCGTGGAGATAAGGAACGATGTTCCGATGGGAGTTCATAAGGTGATGGTGGAGGAGCAGTTCACGGAGACCTTCCGGATCATCCTGAACAACGGTGTCGCCTACTCCGAGCGGCCGGTCATCTCCATCTCGGTCCAGGACGGAGGTCAGTATTGGAATGTCCGTTTCATGGACAATGGACGGGGCATACCGGACGATAAGAAGGAGTTCCTGTTCCTGCGATTCCACTGCCTCAACAAGGAGAAGAAGATCAGGGGAAGCGGCATAAGCCTATCTCTGGCCAAGATTCTCACGGATAGGCAGGGAGGCAGGATCTGGGTGGAGGACGCTGTACCCGGAGACCACACGAAGGGCAGCGTGTTCGTGGTGGCACTGCCCAAGGCCTAG
- a CDS encoding aminodeoxychorismate/anthranilate synthase component II, producing MKLIIIDNYDSFVYNLHQGFEDLGAECVVARNDALSLKDIEKLDPDGIVISPGPGRPSERRDFGICGDVLTTISQEVPTLGVCLGHQGIAHFYGGKVIGADRLVHGKTSLVDHDDGGLYDGLPNPFTAGRYHSFVVSPDLPHELKVTATTPEGTIMGIRHRRYPIEGVQFHPESILTPQGSRIMSNFLRGVRS from the coding sequence ATGAAGCTTATCATAATCGATAACTACGATTCCTTCGTGTACAACCTGCACCAGGGCTTCGAGGACCTAGGCGCGGAGTGCGTGGTCGCACGCAACGATGCCCTGTCCCTGAAGGACATCGAAAAGCTGGACCCTGACGGCATCGTGATTTCCCCGGGACCGGGGAGGCCGTCGGAGCGGCGGGACTTCGGCATCTGCGGTGACGTCCTCACTACCATCTCCCAGGAGGTACCAACGCTGGGGGTGTGCCTCGGACATCAGGGCATCGCCCACTTCTATGGGGGCAAGGTGATCGGCGCCGACCGCCTCGTCCATGGGAAGACATCGCTGGTGGATCACGATGACGGCGGACTGTACGACGGCCTGCCCAACCCCTTTACCGCGGGGAGGTACCACTCCTTCGTGGTGTCCCCGGACCTGCCACATGAATTAAAGGTCACCGCGACCACCCCCGAGGGCACGATAATGGGCATACGCCATCGACGCTATCCGATAGAGGGCGTACAGTTCCACCCTGAGTCCATACTCACGCCTCAGGGATCGAGGATAATGTCCAATTTCCTGCGGGGGGTGAGGTCGTAA
- a CDS encoding DMT family transporter, with amino-acid sequence MRVTTLSIEERSARSALMLSLVASLLYGSQYVVIKNGMGGVNPLLFGAATMGIGGILALLLVHRRKRLDLSIFKRWEVWAGTLFATAMIACQYIGLTLSTASIGGLIVGSNVIFVAPLSAIIFREVIGRKQALGVAVGLLGLITITTGWDLSSLGSSVFWGYLLLLIASFSIAANYPITKFAVKVMGNDEWVMSFHLLSAFFLLILSFFIGGTGEVGSLSIPAVLFVGLFCTSVPTLLWAIGLGSLSMTTSATVLLSESAFAVLLGVVLLSEPLDSMTVLGAALVFLAIFTVSRTVTHKR; translated from the coding sequence ATGAGGGTCACCACGCTCAGCATTGAGGAGAGGAGCGCACGCTCGGCACTGATGCTGTCCCTGGTGGCTAGCCTCCTGTACGGCTCACAATATGTGGTCATAAAGAACGGCATGGGCGGGGTCAATCCCCTCCTGTTCGGCGCCGCCACCATGGGGATCGGTGGCATCCTGGCCCTGCTCCTGGTCCACAGAAGGAAGCGGCTGGACCTGTCCATATTCAAACGTTGGGAGGTATGGGCGGGTACTCTCTTCGCTACCGCTATGATAGCCTGCCAATACATAGGGCTCACCCTCTCTACGGCCTCCATTGGTGGCTTGATAGTGGGAAGCAACGTGATCTTCGTGGCCCCCTTATCCGCCATCATCTTTCGTGAGGTCATCGGAAGGAAGCAAGCGTTGGGAGTGGCGGTGGGCTTGCTGGGGCTCATCACCATCACCACCGGCTGGGACCTCAGCTCTCTGGGGTCCAGCGTCTTTTGGGGATATCTGCTCCTGCTCATCGCATCCTTCTCCATCGCTGCCAACTATCCGATTACCAAGTTCGCCGTCAAGGTGATGGGGAACGATGAATGGGTCATGTCCTTCCACCTCCTGAGCGCTTTCTTCCTCCTCATCCTCAGCTTCTTCATCGGCGGCACGGGGGAGGTCGGGTCCCTGTCCATCCCCGCAGTGCTGTTCGTGGGTTTGTTCTGCACTTCGGTGCCGACATTGCTGTGGGCCATAGGCCTGGGGTCGTTGTCCATGACCACCTCGGCCACTGTACTGCTATCAGAATCTGCCTTCGCCGTTCTCCTCGGGGTCGTGCTGCTCAGCGAGCCCTTGGACAGCATGACGGTTCTGGGAGCGGCCCTGGTGTTCCTTGCGATATTCACGGTGTCAAGAACAGTAACTCATAAGAGGTAG
- a CDS encoding oligosaccharide flippase family protein has translation MAGAAFIMLIATVAGGGCNFIYQVMMANLIPDDLAELNTLLAILYIVTVPASAVQNVLIRYVSKYNALEKPEVISWLMKRIFILTTSAGVALAIVIVLVLSIPEVASTLKISSNLGVLLLGIAVLFAMLSPVGQGPLQAFQRFVAFGTLTVGNFVLKLTMGVGLVILGYGVAGGIGGVLIGLAFASGLSLFMVRKYLLRKGTPTDSGEIWWYTVPATVAQLCFTILTMVDVIFATSLLPKDQASYYAAASSLAKIILFLPGAVSTVMFPKISRAHAVKGETSRILTTAFFMTLALSGLVVAVYFLLPDFILSILIPANPYRELIAPLLQGLGIAYLLLGLANLFMLYGLATDGHAYVTILGMSVIVLMAMIFAVVASGITFTPMILVLVMVATGMFIVVLSAIYLIIVEREWRPMKKNGSSS, from the coding sequence ATGGCCGGTGCGGCGTTCATCATGCTCATCGCCACCGTTGCCGGAGGTGGATGCAACTTCATCTACCAGGTTATGATGGCGAACCTGATCCCCGATGACCTGGCAGAGCTGAACACACTGCTGGCCATCCTCTACATCGTCACCGTCCCTGCGTCGGCCGTCCAGAACGTGCTAATTCGTTATGTCTCCAAGTACAACGCATTGGAAAAACCGGAGGTGATCTCCTGGCTGATGAAGAGGATATTCATATTGACAACATCGGCGGGTGTTGCGCTCGCCATAGTCATAGTGCTGGTACTGAGCATCCCTGAGGTCGCATCCACGTTGAAGATCTCCTCGAACTTGGGGGTACTCCTTCTGGGCATTGCGGTCCTCTTCGCCATGCTGTCGCCTGTAGGGCAGGGCCCCCTGCAGGCCTTCCAACGCTTCGTGGCCTTCGGCACTCTGACCGTAGGTAACTTCGTCCTGAAGCTCACGATGGGCGTGGGCCTGGTCATTCTGGGCTACGGTGTGGCGGGGGGCATCGGCGGGGTGCTCATCGGGCTGGCCTTCGCAAGCGGGCTATCCTTGTTCATGGTCAGGAAGTACCTCCTGCGCAAGGGTACGCCGACGGACAGCGGGGAGATCTGGTGGTACACGGTCCCCGCCACCGTCGCCCAGCTGTGCTTCACCATCCTAACTATGGTGGACGTCATCTTCGCCACCAGCCTTCTGCCCAAGGACCAGGCCAGCTACTACGCTGCCGCGTCCTCCCTGGCAAAGATAATCCTCTTCCTGCCGGGAGCGGTCTCCACGGTGATGTTCCCCAAGATCTCCCGGGCGCACGCGGTGAAGGGCGAGACCTCCCGAATCCTGACCACGGCCTTCTTCATGACCCTGGCCCTCTCCGGACTGGTGGTGGCCGTGTATTTCCTACTGCCTGACTTCATCCTCAGCATCCTCATACCTGCCAACCCGTACAGGGAACTCATCGCTCCGCTGCTGCAGGGGCTGGGTATCGCATACCTCCTGCTGGGGCTCGCCAACCTGTTCATGCTTTACGGTCTAGCCACCGATGGCCATGCCTACGTGACCATTTTGGGGATGTCGGTCATCGTCCTGATGGCAATGATATTCGCAGTGGTTGCGAGCGGCATCACCTTCACCCCCATGATCCTGGTCCTGGTGATGGTGGCCACGGGAATGTTCATCGTGGTGCTGAGCGCCATCTACCTGATAATCGTGGAGAGGGAGTGGCGGCCGATGAAGAAGAACGGCTCTTCCAGCTAG